In Stigmatopora nigra isolate UIUO_SnigA chromosome 11, RoL_Snig_1.1, whole genome shotgun sequence, the following proteins share a genomic window:
- the trim13 gene encoding LOW QUALITY PROTEIN: tripartite motif-containing 13 (The sequence of the model RefSeq protein was modified relative to this genomic sequence to represent the inferred CDS: inserted 1 base in 1 codon), giving the protein MEQLEEELTCPICCGLFDDPRVLLCSHSFCRRCLEALLEPLRVSAFSRPPFRCPTCRKESPHNGASSMQVNYSLRGIVEKYVRLKVMPRTGVCAQHEAQXCATDRRLICGRCATADEHREHRFCSLEEAYERERRAFDELLRGAEGWPSPGAIARLESLRVAKKGALQAVNEDAERASAYLEKLAAALESKKNEIRCDFETHKLAVLQAYDPEMTRLRDMLDRQRGVLAAAEDFRGVTEPLGFLEHMNDFRQKLAVLKDEEEERGEKTTRTMPKVPPLDVRKWDAVRLGDVDKITVPHEREAATVVVAASSARSRRLVPALLAWGFFSVATTLLFLAGVTEEHLWEVTDASTRVVGNFIDSVVTYTLAAIR; this is encoded by the exons ATGGAGCAGCTGGAGGAGGAGTTGACGTGCCCGATCTGCTGCGGTCTCTTTGACGACCCCCGAGTTCTTCTCTGCTCACACAGTTTCTGCCGAAGATGCCTGGAGGCTCTCTTGGAACCCCTCCGGGTCTCGGCTTTCTCCAGGCCGCCATTCCGGTGCCCGACGTGCCGCAAAGAGAGTCCGCACAACGGCGCCAGCAGCATGCAAGTCAACTACTCCCTCCGGGGCATAGTGGAGAAATACGTCCGGCTCAAGGTGATGCCCCGAACGGGCGTGTGCGCCCAGCACGAAGCTC CCTGCGCCACGGACCGGAGGCTGATTTGCGGTCGCTGCGCCACCGCCGACGAGCACCGGGAGCACCGCTTCTGCTCCCTGGAGGAGGCGTACGAGCGGGAGAGGAGAGCCTTCGACGAGCTGCTTCGGGGCGCCGAGGGCTGGCCGAGCCCCGGAGCCATCGCCCGCCTGGAGTCGCTGCGGGTCGCCAAGAAGGGGGCTCTCCAGGCGGTCAACGAAGACGCAGAGCGAGCCAGCGCCTACTTGGAGAAGCTAGCGGCTGCATTGGAGAGCAAGAAGAACGAGATCCGGTGCGACTTCGAGACGCATAAGCTGGCCGTTTTACAAGCGTATGACCCGGAAATGACTCGGCTGCGGGACATGTTGGACCGACAGCGGGGCGTGCTAGCGGCAGCTGAGGACTTCCGCGGCGTCACGGAGCCACTCGGCTTCCTGGAGCACATGAATGACTTCCGACAAAAGCTGGCAGTCCTGaaggatgaggaagaggagcgaGGAGAAAAGACGACTCGGACAATGCCGAAAGTGCCTCCGCTCGACGTGAGAAAGTGGGACGCCGTGAGACTCGGCGACGTCGACAAGATAACGGTGCCTCACGAGAGGGAGGCGGCGACTGTGGTGGTGGCGGCGTCGTCAGCGAGGTCGCGACGCCTCGTCCCGGCCCTCCTGGCCTGGGGGTTCTTCTCGGTCGCCACTACGCTTCTGTTCCTGGCGGGGGTGACGGAGGAACACCTGTGGGAGGTGACCGACGCGTCCACGCGAGTTGTGGGCAACTTCATAGACTCCGTCGTCACGTACACTTTGGCGGCTATACGTTGA
- the spryd7b gene encoding SPRY domain-containing protein 7b: MAAMFTCCLNCCGDGGPGHVQLKEMPTVQLDTHRMGTDVVIVKSGRRICGTGACLANAPLHQNKSYFEFKIQSTGIWGVGVATQKVNLNQVPLGRDVHSLVLRHDGCVVFNNEEKNRLPANNLPQEGDVVGITYDHVEMNLYLNGKNMHCPASGIRGTVSPIVYVDDSAILDCQFSDFYHTAPQGFEKILFEQQIF, encoded by the exons ATGGCGGCGATGTTTACGTGTTGTCTAAACTGCTGCGGAGACGGAGGACCTGGACATGTCCAACTTAAAGAAATGCCCACGGTCCAATTGGATACTCATCGCATGG GAACAGATGTTGTGATAGTGAAGAGTGGCCGGAGGATATGCGGCACCGGAGCGTGCCTGGCCAACGCTCCTCTGCACCAGAACAAAAGTTACTTTGAGTTTAAGATACAGTCCACTG GTATCTGGGGAGTGGGCGTTGCCACACAGAAAGTCAATCTCAACCAAGTGCCTTTAGGCCGAGACGTCCACAGTTTGGTCCTGAGACATGATGGCTGTGTGGTCTTCAACAACGAGGAGAAGAACCGCCTACCTGCCAACAATCTCCCACAGGAGGGCGACGTAGTA GGCATCACATATGATCATGTGGAGATGAACTTATATTTGAATGGGAAGAATATGCATTGTCCCGCATCGGGGATACGTGGCACCGTATCCCCCATTGTTTATG TGGatgacagcgccatcttagACTGCCAGTTCAGTGACTTTTACCACACGGCTCCCCAAGGGTTTGAGAAGATCCTTTTCGAACAACAAATCTTCTAA